The Nitrospinota bacterium genome segment GAACCAACTGCCGGCGCCGTAGACTCCGCCAGGAAGCATCCTGATAAGGCGGAGGTTCTTCTCCTCCGCGGCTCTTATCGCGAACTCCGTGGCCGGGCTCCCGATTCTGGCAAAGCCCTTCGGGTCGTAAGGCGCGGTCTCATCGACCCACTCGGGGCCCGATTCGCCAAAGACGAGAATCCCCTCGGAAAGAATGATAGGAATGTCGCCCGCCTCCGCAACCGCCTCCAAGAGATTCTTGGTCTGTTGGAGTTTCTGATGACTCAGGGTTCGAAGTCGCCGCTCGCCGATCCGTCCCAAAAAGGACGGGGTCGCAAGGTTGACAACCACATCTGAGCCCACGACAGCTTCGCGTAACGTCTCCGGCCGGGCTAAGTCCCCGGACGTGGCCGAAGCCCCAAGCTGCTTCAGATAGGCGGATGTGTCTGGAGTCCGGGCGGGAGCGGAGACTTCGTGGCCTGCTCTCACCAGACTTTTCACCACGCGAGAGCCTATGAAACCCGTTCCGCCAAAGACGAATACTTTCATGGGATGCTTCTCACTCTTGCGGAGAAGTGGGGGGGGAGAAAGGTTTCATGAGGCCCCGAAGCCTTACTGGACTAGCTCGCTCAACGGGCGCTCACTCGTCGGGGCCCGTCATCTTGTGAGGCTGGACCCAGGCGTCGAACTCTTCGGCGCTGGTCAGGCCAAGCGAGAGGGCGGCCTCGCGCAGCGTCGTCCCCTCCTCATGCGCCTTCTTGGCGACCTTGGCGGCGTTGTCGTAGCCGATGTGTGGGCTGAGGGCGGTAACCAGCATGAGGGAATTTTCCATAAGCTCGGCGATGCGCGGCTCGTTGGCCTCGATGCCTACGACACAGTTGTCCGTAAAGCTCATCGAGGCGTCGGCGAGGAGCCGGATGGACTGAAGGAGGTTGGCTATCATAACCGGCTTGAAGACGTTCAGTTCGAAGTGCCCGTTCGAGGCGGCAATGCTAATCGTTACGTGATTGCCCATGACCTGGGCGCAGACCATGGTGATGGCTTCGCACTGGGTGGGATTGACCTTGCCGGGCATTATCGACGAGCCGGGCTCGTTCTCCGGCAGGAGGAGCTCCCCGAGCCCGCCTCGTGGGCCGGAAGCCAGAAACCGGATGTCGTTGGCGATCTTCATGAGGCTCGTGGCGACGACGTTTAGGGCTCCCGAGGCCTCAACCATCGCGTCGTTCGCCGCGAGAGCTTCGAACTTGTTCTCCGCCGTGATGAACGGAAGCCCGGTCAGCGCCGCGACCTTCTCCGCAAAAAGCGTATCGAAGCCCTTCTTCGCGCTTAGACCCGTGCCGACGGCGGTCCCTCCCTGGGCCAACTGGTAGAGGCGTGGGAGTGTGGCCTCGACCCTAGAGACCCCGTACCTCGCTTGCGTCGCGTAGCCTGAGAATTCCTGCCCCAGTGTCAGGGGTGTGGCGTCTTGGGTGTGTGTGCGGCCGCACTTGATGATGTGGTCGAAGGCCTTCGCTTTCGCCTCAAGGGCGGCCTGGAGATGTAATAACGCCGGCAACAAGGAGTGATGAATCTCTTCGCACGCGGCAATGTGCATCGCGGACGGGAAGGTATCGTTTGAGGACTGGCCCATGTTGACGTGGTCGTTGGGATGGACCGGATGTTTGGCCCCGCGCTCGCCGCCGAGCAGCTCGCTGGCCCGGTTGGCAATCACCTCGTTCGCGTTCATATTGGTTTGCGTCCCGGAGCCGGTTTGCCATACGACGAGGGGGAACTCTTCGGCAAGCGTCCCATCGATGATTTCCCCGGCCGCCTTGACGATGGCCTCTCCAAGGGTGCGGTCCAAGACGCCGAGCTCCATGTTCGTCTCGGCCGCCGCCTTCTTCACGATCCCAAATCCCCGGATCATGGGTTGTGGCATCCGTTCGCTGCCGATGCGAAAATTCTGCAGAGAACGCTGTGTTTGAGCCCCCCAGTAGCGATCGGCGGGGACCTCAAGAGAACCCATGGAATCGGTCTCGATCCGTTTCGTGGTCTTCTCTGACATGGCAACCTCAAGGATAGATAAACGTACTCGTTAGGCGAGGCATAAGAATATCAAATCTCCGCTGGAAAAGAAACTCTTCCCCAGGTATCTACATCATGGATTATTCCTAAGAGGCTGGTGGGCGGGGGGACTAAGGTGGGGTGGAGGTGGCCTTCCTTTTTACCCTCATCTTCTTACGCTCAAACAAAAGACAGGGCGCGCCTGAGGCTCTCTTCACAAGTCGCGACGGAATCTCCAGGCTCATGAATCCCATCGCGCGGCACCCGTGCGGATATTTCTTCCTCCAGGTGACGTAGTAGTGCCTGCATTTGCGACAGTTGATCATCGCTTCGCGCCCCGCTGGCAACGTCGCTCCCTCGAAAGAGAATGCGCTCATCTCGCGCACTCGCTCTCCTCGTCTTCGGATATAAATTAAGCAAGTTTAGTGCCAGCGCCCCCACGAGACCCCACGAGCCGTTGCGAATCCATCACGTAGAGACGAGCATCCAATGAAAACTCATTGAGGAACCTGATCTGATACCAGCGAATACTTCTTTACGTTGGATACGAGCCGTTTGACCTCCTCCAGGTCCCCGGTCGGCAGCCTGCAGATGTTGTTTTCGCACACGTAAACTGTAGTCTGCTTATCAATCATTGGCTTTCGCTCGAGCAACGCGATGGTGTCGCCTTCCTCGGGCAGTCCTACCCCCAGGGTCTTATTCGGCAGAAAACTGCCCCAGAGCCATGCCACCAGCGCCTTGGTGCGGGTATCGTCGGCGGGTCCAATTACCGCGATCTCCTTGGAACGGTCGAGGTAGTAGTCGAGCGCGATCAAGGTCTGGGCAAACGCCGCCGGATACCGAGTCAGCTGCTTGCCGTTGGCCAACAGCAGCGCAGCGGCTTTATCCTTGTACGGGGTGTGAAAGGTGAGATCGTGGAGCTTGAGGAGGTTCAACGCGGAGACGGCGTTGCTGTTGGGGCGGGCCCCGTCTGAAAAATCTACGGAGCGTCGAATCAGGTGGGGGTCGTTCGCCTTGGAAAAATAATAGGCCCCGATCCCCCCGTCCCAAAGTATCTCGTCTTGCTTTGCCTGAAGCGCCCGCGCCCAGGCAATCCACGACCGGTCGAAGTCGGCTTCATACAAGCTCAAAAGGCCGGATATGAGGTAGGCGTAGTCATCGAGGTACGCGTCGTAAGCTGCCTGGCCGTCCCGGTAGCGGCGGACCAGGGAGCCGTTCTTAACCAGGCGGCTTTTGATGAAACGAGCCGCCCGCTGCGCCGCTCTAAGATACCGCTCTTCGCCGAGGACCTGATACGCCTTGGACATGGAGGCGATCATGAGCCCGTTCCACGCGGTCAGGACTTTATCGTCCTTTAGGGGAGGGACCCTCTGTTGCCGGACCGCCAGGAGCTTCTCGTGGGCCGACCTCAACAGGGGGCGCGACTTGACCTCCCATCCGTAAGAGGCCTGAAGATTGAGAATGTTGTGGCCGTGCTCGAAGTTCCCGGCATCCGTCGCCCCGTAAACCTTCTTAAGGAGCGCGAGCTCGGCAGAGTCCAAGTGGCCCTCCAACTCCGAGGCCGTCCAGATATAGAACGCTCCTTCTTTGCCTACGTCGCCCGCGTCCTGGGCCGAATAAAATCCCCCTTCTGGGTGGGTCATCTCCCGCAACACGTAATCCAGCGTCTCACGCGCCACGGCGGCGTACATCGGGTTGCCGGTGATCTGATAGGCCTCCAGGTATATCCAGGCGAGCGAAGCGTTGTCGTAGAGCATTTTTTCAAAATGGGGCGCCAGCCATTTCTGATCGGTGGAGTAGCGGTGAAACCCCCCTCCGAGATGATCGTAGATGCCTCCACGGGCCATTCGATCGAGGGTCGTCTCCACCATCTCAAGCGCCCTCGCCTCTCCAGCTCGATGGGCCATCCGAAGGAGCATCTGCAACCGCATGGTCGGCGGGAATTTGGGGGCCTTTCCGAAACCGCCAAACTTCTCGTCGAAGCTCGTGGCGAAGGCGTCGTAGGCGGCCTGGAGGACGCTCTCGTCGAGCTCCAGGGGGCCCTTTGCCAGCTTGTTGCGCTCCCGCAGATACAGGGTCAGCCGTTGCCCGGAGTCTTGAATTTTTGAGGGCTCCTTCTCCCAGGAGGCGCTGATTTGCCCCAGGACGTGTAGAAACTGGGCCCTCGGAAAGTAGGTCGCGCCCCAGAAGGGTTTTAAGTCGGGCGTCAGAAATACGTTCAAGGGCCATCCCCCGCTGCCCCGAATCGCCGAGACCGCGGCCATGTGAATCTTGTCCACGTCCGGACGCTCTTCCCGGTCCACCTTGATGCTGATGAAGTTGCGGTTCAGCACCTCGGCGACACCTTCGTTCTCATAGGAATCTTTCTCCATCACGTGGCACCAGTAACAGGTGGAATAGCCTATGGAGAGCAGGATGATTTTGTTTTCAGCCCGGGCGGCCTCAAAGGCTTCGGGGCCCCAGGAATACCAGTTGACCGGATTGTGCGCGTGTTGGAGAAGATAGGGGCTGGCCTCGAAGATGAGCCGGTTGATGAAACGCGGGGCGCCGCTTGAGTGAAGATGGTGCGTGCGGGGCTTATAGTCCGGACCCTTGGCCTGGTAGGCTTTCTGGAGCTTCTCATCCAACCGTTCATGGAACGGCGCTAATCCGGGCAGGTGGATACGCTCGGGAGCTGATGGGACCATCGTCATCAGAGGGCCTCGATGCTCCGCCTCTGATTGAGCGTAGGCCCCGCCAGAATGGATGGCCCACCCGATAGCGAGCACGAAAAAGAGGGGAACGTATAGGAGTATTCGATTAGGAAGCAAGGGCGGCCGCGGGCGATACCAACGCCGACGCATCAGGTCTCTCCTTCGCCAGACGCCACGAAAGTCGGGACATTCCTCGAAACTTTAACGATTGACTACTCTAGATTGTAGCGGGTTGGAATTCAAGCGTCCGGCAACGCAAGCTCGCCTTCCGGCTGAGGCGGACCTCAGGAGGAGTCCCTGTCCGGGAAAATTGCCCGCGCCATCCGCCTTAGGCGGACCTCAGGCGGACTACATGGTCTTGTGCCCCTGTAGGGACAGGGTTTACCCCTGTCCGTATCCCCGGTAAAGGACGGACAGCCTAAAGGCTGTCCCTACACCGTCGTGTGCCTTTGTAGGGACAGGGTTTACCCTGTCCGTGGGTATGAAGGGCGGGTGGTGTATGCGGAGAGGGTTTATATATGGGTAGTCGGGCCGACCAAAGGTCGCTTGCGACACCCGGACCCCGACACCACCAGCCCGCCTTAGGCGGACTACATGGTCGTGTGTCCGTGGGCTAGAAGGGTTCCCTGTCCGAAAAAAAAGGACAGCCACAAGGGCTGTCCCTACAGAAAGGATTGCTAAAAGGAGTCGGGGTCAGGGGCGACCCCGACTACCCGGTAAAGGCCGGACGGCTACATTGGCCTAATCCCGTGTAGGGCCCCGCCTCAGGCGTAACCCCGAAACCTTTTTTGGCGGACAGCCACAAGGGTTTCCCCCCTCCACCGGTCCGCAGGGGCGCGCGTTGACAATTGCGACCACTCTGCGTAAGCTTGCTCACTGTACAAGAGGCCGGCTTCGGCACTGAAAGCGCTTCCGAACGGGCGACACTGGAGGGGGGAATACTCATGAAATATCTCGTCATTATGAAGGCCGTGGAGGGTGGGCCGGCCGTGCCGCCGCAGACGATCGTCAAGCAGGTCGAAGGTCAGGTCTTCCCCAGCTTTGAAATCTTAAAAAGCCTGGAGGAGGAAGGCAAGATAATGGGCGGCGTGTGCGCCGGCGAGCGCAGGATCGCGTTCATCGCCAAGGCGGCGGACAACACCGAGGTGGACAACCTTATCAAGAGCCTGCCGCTGTGGGGGATGGCGACGACCGAGGTCACCCCGCTCAACGGGTTCGCCGAGCGTCACGAGGCCGACAGTAAATTCATCGCCCAACTGAAGAAGATGGAGAGCTGAGACGGCGCGGGGATAGCTTGAATCCACGCTTTGGAGCGAAGGCCGGGAGACGTCTATGACCCTCGTTGGAGAGCTCGGGGCGTTTGCCCTGGGCGCCTGTCTCGGGAGCTTCGCCAACGTCCTAATCGATCGACTCCCCAGGGGCTTATCGCCCATCCGCCCGCGCTCTTACTGCGAGGCGTGCGGTATCGCTATCCGTACCCTTCACTTAATCCCGGTGGCGGGATATTTCCTGACCCGGGGTCGGTGCGCTTCGTGCGCCCATCCCATCCCGATGCGGCTGCCCCTTGTGGAAGCCGCCGGCGGTATCTTGGCCGCAGCCAGCTTCGCCCTCTTCGGCCTCTCCTGGGAATTCCTCTCCAGCACCATCGTGCTTCTGGCCGCTTTAGCCGCGGGCGTCATTGACAGCCGGCACCAGGTGATCCCCGATGCCATCACCCTGCCGTGCCTGGCGGCGGGCCTGGCGTTGAGCCTACTGCCCGGCCGCCCAACTCCCCTCGAAGCGGTTCTTGGGGTGGCCGTCGCCGGCGGCCTGTTGGCCCTTGTCGCAATGGTCTATCCGAAGGGGATGGGGGGGGGTGACGTCAAGTTTATGGCCATGACCGGAGCGTTCCTGGGTTGGGCGAAGGCTATTGTCGCCCTGTTCACGGCGTCACTGGCGGGAGCAGTGGTGGGCCTGGCTCTCATCGCTCTTGGCCGCCGAAGCCGCCAAGAGCCCATTTCCTTTGGACCATTTCTCGCTCTGGGGGTTGCGACGGCTGTCTTTGCGGGCCCCAAAATTACGGCACTCTACGTCGGGTGGGTGTGGGCGCTTCCTTGATACGGTTATAAAACGGCTTGCGCCGGCCCGACATGTGGGTAGAATAGGGAGATGGACTCTAAGATCATGAGCCAACTCCAGGGGAGACATCCCATGAGACGCATCCTCATCCTCTGCGTCGCCCTTCTCCTTGTGGTCGGTTGCGCGTCGATGAAGACCAGTCGGCTCACGAAGCAGGCGGCCCAGGCGCCCACTTCGGAGAATTACCTCGCCCTCGGCATCCAACAGCTCAAGGCGAAGGATTACGAGGCGGCCGTCGAGTCGTTTCACCGGTCGCTGAGGCTCGACCCCTCCTCACCGAAAGCGCACCACAACCTCGGCGTGGCCTACGTGCGGCTTGGCCGAGACCAGAACGCCTTGAGGGAGTTTCGCCTCTCCCACAACCTCAAGCCGGATTATCAAAAGTTCCTCGTCCCCTTGAATTCGGTGGGGATCCCCACGGAGCCGCGCTCCCTCGGTGAGCTCAGGCAGGCCGCAGTTTCCAGGCCCAACGACATTCAGGCGGCCTTCGCCCTGGCCCAGGGCTACCAGCGGGCGGCCCTGCTCGAAGAAGCCGTCGTCCAGTACAGAAAGGTCGCGGCCCGCTCGCCCCGCCATGCCGGAGTACAATACGGCCTCGGCAGCACCCTCGCCCAGCTGGGCCGCTACGACGAGGCAAAAGGCCCCCTCCTGCAAGCTATCCGCCTAAAACCCTCCTGGGCCACGCCTCACTTCACCCTGGGACTAATCCACCTCGTAAGCGGCGACGTAGAGGACGCCTTCGGCGAGTATCAAGTCCTGCAGCAGATTGACGTCAATCTCGCCGACAAACTCTTTGCAAGAATCTACGAATAGAAGAGCTCCCTCCCCGGCACGGCGCGGTCCGGATCCAAACGCACATCGGTCCTTCCACCTTTGAGGAGACGTCTAACTGACTATTCGTTCCAACGGGGTCGGAGAGGTCGCGGGTATTTCAGCGGGACCGGGATGGAGGAGACGGGGTCGCTCTCCCTGCGGGGGGGGTGGGCTGCGCCGGCGTCCGTGGTCGAACCGCCCCGCGCGCTCCAGGACGCGCGGGTGACTTGGGAGTCTTTCTCGGCCTGTGAAGGATGACTTCGAATTTCTCGTTTCCCAAAGCCATGATGACCCTGTCGCTTTTAACCTCCTTTAACACGTAATCGCCAATCCTTCCACCTTTAGTGAGTGACTTGACCTTGCCCTCAGTCAATTTGGGCTCTTGGAGAAGCGCAATGGACTTGCCTTTCTCGAGGAGGATAACTCCCTGAAGCACGAAATTCGTTTTTGAGATATCGCCAGAGGGCGGCTCAGGCTCATCGGGGGAAGGCGGAGGCCTCTGAGGGATACGCTCGGGATGGAAGAGGTTTTTATCCTCAATGACCGTAAAGTCTGAAAGCGGCGGGAGGGCCCGCCGGCCTTGCTGCGCGGCGGCGGGCCGGGCCATGAGCAATAAAACTGCCAGGCCGAGGAGCCCCACGGGAAGGAGCCCACACCAAGTTTTGGTGAGCCGAGTCACGCCTCAACCTTCTTGATGAAGCCAGCAATGGTCATATTCACCTGAATCTCTTTAGGGTTCCGGTGGTTCGGCACCCGGATGGTCCACTTGGGGATGTTGAGCAGTTTCTGATGGCTCTCAATTCGGTAGAGGAAGTTCTTGAGCTCCCCGACGTTGCAGCGGAAGACGACCTCCACAGGCACCTCCAGCACAGAAGGGTGCTCGATTGGTTTATCGATCTTCTGGCTAGTGATGTTTACGTTGGTCCGTCGGGCGATCTCCTCGATAATCCGCTGGAGGCGTGCCGCTGCGACCGGGGGTTTGTCGCCCGGAAGCAGCCTCCGTTTGATGCGATCCATTTCCTTGCGGGTGGCGGCGAGCCGGCCTTTAAGCTTGGATTGGGCCTGGATTTTAAGCTTGGAGCGCTCGAGCTTGTTCCGCTCATGAAATATCTGGTCTCGGATTCTCTGCGGCCGATAGTACAAGAAGTCCGCCATGTAATCGTAGGAGAAGAAGAGAAAGACCGCTAGAATAGCTACCCCGATTAGGCGCTTCTCGCGGCGGGAGATTCTCAACTTTGGCAGTTGTCTGGCCACAGCGTCGCCCTCACTCGATTTGCGCGGCGATCTTGAACCGCTCTTTGTCGTTACGTTTTGTGATCGTGCCCCGGAACTCTACATTGGAAAACCGAGGCGATTCCTCCAACAGGCCGATAAGCTCCAGGGATGACTGGGCGTAGCCTCCGATCACAAGTTCGCGTCCATTGAAGTTGGTGTCCGTCAACCAGGCGGAGGTCGGGATGACGAGGGTCAGCTCTCTGAGCAGCTGTAAGATGCTGGGGTTGCGGGTTGACATTGACACGAGGGCATCCTTCTCGGTCCTCAGTTGGCTAGACTCGCGCTGAAGGAGGTTGACATTCTCCACCTTCGGCTGAAGGGCTGCAACGGCGTCCTCCAATCGGCGCAGCTCCCAACCGTCACGGACGGCGGTTGCTACGTAAAGGCCCAACGCCCCGACGAGAGCCACTCCCAGAGCCACGGCGCGCAGTGGCACGCGCCTGGCCGGCGGGGCCTCCGTGGGAGGAGGCACGAGGTTAATGGGAATCGTCTCGCCTCTGTGCCCCAAGAAGGCCAGTCCGGCAGCCGTGTGAAAAGGCCCTATATCGACTCCCTCCGGCGACTGTATTATCGCTCGGTGGTCCACGGCCGTCGGCGAGGTCAACCCAAGGGTCTGCAACGCCTGGCGGACCACGCTCTCCAAAGGACCGAGGAAGAACCAGGGGAGGTCTGCGGGTGATTCGAGGCGACTCAGGATGGAGGAGAGCCCTTGATAGAGCTCCTGCTGCAGGCTGGCAATCGCTTCTGGGCCGTCTCGTCCTTCTAGTGAGAAGAGCTGGCTGCTGGCCAAACGGCCTTCTTCATAGATATCCACCCCCACGGCCTGCTCGTCCTCCTCGACCAGCAGGATATGGGGGGCGTGGGAGACCTCGGGTTGGCAGCGCGCAAGGAGCACACCGCTGGCGAATGGAGATGGGACCAGGGCCTCTGGCTCCAGTCCCTTGGCCCTCCATGCCGAGAGGATCGATTCGATAATGTCCCGACGCACAGCTCCCACGAGGAGGTCCATATCCGGCCCCGACTCTTCGCCCAAAATCATATGGTCGTATATCAGCGACTCAGGGGCCACTGGCAGGTGCTTTTCGAGCTCGAAGGCCAGGGCGTTCCTCACGTCTTCTGCAGGCATCCTTGGCATGGTAAGGATCTTGAGAAAACACCATTGGCGGGGAAGGCCGACGATGATCCTCTCGGGGCGGATCCGCCGCCGCTCCAGGGACGCCTGAGCCGCTTCGGCCATCCGGAAAAACCCCTCGTCGGTGGAGTCGCCCTCCCAGTCGCCCTGGTGTATGAGGGTGATGCCGTGACGATCGCTCCGCACGCACGCGTAGCGCAGCCCCCCAGGTCGGATGTCGAGGCCAAGGATCACTTGACGCCGGCCACCAAAGCGCTTAAACACTGCGGGGTCTACCTCCCGATGTAATTGTCGTTCCAGTACTTGATGGTGATGGTCTCGTTCCCCCCTCCACCGGAAACGATGGCTTTAATGCTGCGGCGCACGGGGCTTCCGGGAACGCGGCCTGAGGCTACGATGGTAAAATTGCTCGAACTCTCGTTCTCGCTGTATACGCCCTCGTTGGCCTCTCGCTTGGCAAGAATGCTGTCGGCTCTCTCTTTGGAGTAGAGCGTGCGAAGCACCGTCTCGCTGGCAGTGTTATTATTCAACCTAGCTCCCGTGGTCGTCAAGAAGTCCACGAGCCCAGTGTATGTCTCACTTCCGTCTTGGCTCACCCCGCCGTAGAAGATGGTCGGCGTAACGCCCCGCACCAAGATAAGCTCTTCAATGGTGTCGATGCGCCCGTCTTTGGCCTCGTAATTCAGACCCTCGTCCTCGTAGTAGTCGTCTTCCGCACCGTTGAGTTTGTGGAGTGGGTCGGGGTCGATCCAATCAAGGACGGAGTCTGCGATGATGGAGCGCTGTATTACATCTTCAACACCTGTTTGCTCCAGCAGGATCATGAGACGCGGGCGGGTGGTGACGTTGATGTTAATTTTGCTCTCCTCGTCGGTTATGTCGTAACTGAAAAGGCCGGCCCCGAAAACGAGGTCTGTCCGGTCGGGCGCCTCGTTGGGCTCCCCCTCAGTCGGGTTCCGCCTGGCGAAAACCAGCTGATTATCCTCTGGTTGCAGGTACGTGTATTCGTAGTCCTCAAGTATCTCGGCCAAAGCCGTGTGGAATGCTGCCTGAACCAGATAGTAGGACTGGGCCTCCTCGATGTAGTTGCGCACCACCGTGGTCTCCAGACGGGTGGAGAAGGCAAAGTCGACGACCAGGAGGGTCAGGAGCACTAGAATCCACAGCACCATTACCAGGGCGAACCCCCGCTCGCTCCGACAAAGCTCTTTTGGTCGATCCCTCAACGCCTCGCTCACTTTCTTTTAGGCTCCATGGTCTGCACGATCGGCAACACCAGGGTAATGGGGGGAATTTCCATCACCCTGCCTTCTTCCGGTTTCTTGAAAGATAGAAGAAATTCGACGGCCGTTGGGGGAGTGTCGCTCTTCCAACTCTCCTCCCACCGGGGGGGAGGGGGAATCCCCCCTGTTGTCGGAGGGGGGCCAAAGTACCGATACTTAATAGCCTCCACCGTGGGGTCTAGCATAATCAGGTGGCCCTTGCCTTCCTCGAAGAGCTCGCCGTTGGGGATGATATCCTCCCTGAGGACGAGGCCCCGCTGGCCCGTGTCGGCGTCCTCTTCGACGCTGAGAGTTACCTCCTTCAGTCCGCTTTGCACGAAGCCCCGGGAGCGCATGGAGGCGGTGGTCACGAAGCTGAAGCGGTCGGCCTCACCACGGAAAGCGACGGACTCCACCGACGTCCCAACCTGGGATGGGGGATATGCGCTGCGGAGCTCCTGGGAAATCTGCTCAGTTATGACCCGGGCCCGGTGGGTCCGTTCTATGCTTCTTCCACCCGTAAGGATGGCATTTTGGCTGATTCGGAGCGCCGCACCCAAGATGGCTACAATGAGGCCGAGTATGGCCATGGCAATGACGAGCTCGAGCAACGTAAAACCACCCTGGCTGCGAAGGACTCTGAATAGACGGGCTCTCACAGGCCCACTCTCCTTTGCTCGGGGAGGAATCCAAGCCGCAGGGTCTCAAGGGCCACCCGCCTTCGCCGCGGCCCGTTCTCCCAGGAGACAATCACCTTAATGTGGAAGAGTCGTGTCTTTCGCTCTCGGAGCGTCTCGCGCTGCTGTGATGTATCGACGACCTTCCGACTCCATCTGTACCCGTCGGTGTATTCGCCCTCCTCTTCTCCCTCTACAAGCTCCTCGAGTAGGTCAACCTCGTTCATCTTGCTCTTGGCGAGGATGACCGCCTTCGAGTAGGCCCGGTCCACGTGG includes the following:
- a CDS encoding tetratricopeptide repeat protein is translated as MRRILILCVALLLVVGCASMKTSRLTKQAAQAPTSENYLALGIQQLKAKDYEAAVESFHRSLRLDPSSPKAHHNLGVAYVRLGRDQNALREFRLSHNLKPDYQKFLVPLNSVGIPTEPRSLGELRQAAVSRPNDIQAAFALAQGYQRAALLEEAVVQYRKVAARSPRHAGVQYGLGSTLAQLGRYDEAKGPLLQAIRLKPSWATPHFTLGLIHLVSGDVEDAFGEYQVLQQIDVNLADKLFARIYE
- a CDS encoding NAD-dependent epimerase/dehydratase family protein: MKVFVFGGTGFIGSRVVKSLVRAGHEVSAPARTPDTSAYLKQLGASATSGDLARPETLREAVVGSDVVVNLATPSFLGRIGERRLRTLSHQKLQQTKNLLEAVAEAGDIPIILSEGILVFGESGPEWVDETAPYDPKGFARIGSPATEFAIRAAEEKNLRLIRMLPGGVYGAGSWFKESVYRLVKRGWFRVFGDGQNVLSYVHVDDVAEAYRLAAERLPVGEAIALVDDEPTKTVDFANFVAEQMGRPPVKSLPKWVAATVAGSVVSEALTMNCKVRNRKAKELLGWRPKYPTYREGIPAAIAEIERS
- a CDS encoding thioredoxin domain-containing protein yields the protein MRRRWYRPRPPLLPNRILLYVPLFFVLAIGWAIHSGGAYAQSEAEHRGPLMTMVPSAPERIHLPGLAPFHERLDEKLQKAYQAKGPDYKPRTHHLHSSGAPRFINRLIFEASPYLLQHAHNPVNWYSWGPEAFEAARAENKIILLSIGYSTCYWCHVMEKDSYENEGVAEVLNRNFISIKVDREERPDVDKIHMAAVSAIRGSGGWPLNVFLTPDLKPFWGATYFPRAQFLHVLGQISASWEKEPSKIQDSGQRLTLYLRERNKLAKGPLELDESVLQAAYDAFATSFDEKFGGFGKAPKFPPTMRLQMLLRMAHRAGEARALEMVETTLDRMARGGIYDHLGGGFHRYSTDQKWLAPHFEKMLYDNASLAWIYLEAYQITGNPMYAAVARETLDYVLREMTHPEGGFYSAQDAGDVGKEGAFYIWTASELEGHLDSAELALLKKVYGATDAGNFEHGHNILNLQASYGWEVKSRPLLRSAHEKLLAVRQQRVPPLKDDKVLTAWNGLMIASMSKAYQVLGEERYLRAAQRAARFIKSRLVKNGSLVRRYRDGQAAYDAYLDDYAYLISGLLSLYEADFDRSWIAWARALQAKQDEILWDGGIGAYYFSKANDPHLIRRSVDFSDGARPNSNAVSALNLLKLHDLTFHTPYKDKAAALLLANGKQLTRYPAAFAQTLIALDYYLDRSKEIAVIGPADDTRTKALVAWLWGSFLPNKTLGVGLPEEGDTIALLERKPMIDKQTTVYVCENNICRLPTGDLEEVKRLVSNVKKYSLVSDQVPQ
- a CDS encoding general secretion pathway protein GspK, translating into MSEALRDRPKELCRSERGFALVMVLWILVLLTLLVVDFAFSTRLETTVVRNYIEEAQSYYLVQAAFHTALAEILEDYEYTYLQPEDNQLVFARRNPTEGEPNEAPDRTDLVFGAGLFSYDITDEESKININVTTRPRLMILLEQTGVEDVIQRSIIADSVLDWIDPDPLHKLNGAEDDYYEDEGLNYEAKDGRIDTIEELILVRGVTPTIFYGGVSQDGSETYTGLVDFLTTTGARLNNNTASETVLRTLYSKERADSILAKREANEGVYSENESSSNFTIVASGRVPGSPVRRSIKAIVSGGGGNETITIKYWNDNYIGR
- a CDS encoding PilN domain-containing protein, which translates into the protein MFKRFGGRRQVILGLDIRPGGLRYACVRSDRHGITLIHQGDWEGDSTDEGFFRMAEAAQASLERRRIRPERIIVGLPRQWCFLKILTMPRMPAEDVRNALAFELEKHLPVAPESLIYDHMILGEESGPDMDLLVGAVRRDIIESILSAWRAKGLEPEALVPSPFASGVLLARCQPEVSHAPHILLVEEDEQAVGVDIYEEGRLASSQLFSLEGRDGPEAIASLQQELYQGLSSILSRLESPADLPWFFLGPLESVVRQALQTLGLTSPTAVDHRAIIQSPEGVDIGPFHTAAGLAFLGHRGETIPINLVPPPTEAPPARRVPLRAVALGVALVGALGLYVATAVRDGWELRRLEDAVAALQPKVENVNLLQRESSQLRTEKDALVSMSTRNPSILQLLRELTLVIPTSAWLTDTNFNGRELVIGGYAQSSLELIGLLEESPRFSNVEFRGTITKRNDKERFKIAAQIE
- a CDS encoding prepilin peptidase; amino-acid sequence: MTLVGELGAFALGACLGSFANVLIDRLPRGLSPIRPRSYCEACGIAIRTLHLIPVAGYFLTRGRCASCAHPIPMRLPLVEAAGGILAAASFALFGLSWEFLSSTIVLLAALAAGVIDSRHQVIPDAITLPCLAAGLALSLLPGRPTPLEAVLGVAVAGGLLALVAMVYPKGMGGGDVKFMAMTGAFLGWAKAIVALFTASLAGAVVGLALIALGRRSRQEPISFGPFLALGVATAVFAGPKITALYVGWVWALP
- a CDS encoding prepilin-type N-terminal cleavage/methylation domain-containing protein, which translates into the protein MRARLFRVLRSQGGFTLLELVIAMAILGLIVAILGAALRISQNAILTGGRSIERTHRARVITEQISQELRSAYPPSQVGTSVESVAFRGEADRFSFVTTASMRSRGFVQSGLKEVTLSVEEDADTGQRGLVLREDIIPNGELFEEGKGHLIMLDPTVEAIKYRYFGPPPTTGGIPPPPRWEESWKSDTPPTAVEFLLSFKKPEEGRVMEIPPITLVLPIVQTMEPKRK
- the fumC gene encoding class II fumarate hydratase; its protein translation is MSEKTTKRIETDSMGSLEVPADRYWGAQTQRSLQNFRIGSERMPQPMIRGFGIVKKAAAETNMELGVLDRTLGEAIVKAAGEIIDGTLAEEFPLVVWQTGSGTQTNMNANEVIANRASELLGGERGAKHPVHPNDHVNMGQSSNDTFPSAMHIAACEEIHHSLLPALLHLQAALEAKAKAFDHIIKCGRTHTQDATPLTLGQEFSGYATQARYGVSRVEATLPRLYQLAQGGTAVGTGLSAKKGFDTLFAEKVAALTGLPFITAENKFEALAANDAMVEASGALNVVATSLMKIANDIRFLASGPRGGLGELLLPENEPGSSIMPGKVNPTQCEAITMVCAQVMGNHVTISIAASNGHFELNVFKPVMIANLLQSIRLLADASMSFTDNCVVGIEANEPRIAELMENSLMLVTALSPHIGYDNAAKVAKKAHEEGTTLREAALSLGLTSAEEFDAWVQPHKMTGPDE